The following coding sequences are from one Desulfosporosinus orientis DSM 765 window:
- a CDS encoding DUF445 domain-containing protein: MDYHKKANLILSIVFILFLSAAAAEHFYPGYFGVRLVHFVLEAAFVGGIADWFAVTAIFKKPLGWGFHTALIPRNREKVIQAIATMVQSELLHVDLIRKKIEGISFVEYLIDYLNKKGGSLYLTNMVVPFLQSYIKKQSPDRLANGILDYLRKNADAGDLVSTVQGVSGWALNHGYIDIGLNRLAEELWDKAADGETRQVIIRYLEEIKQQKVSNGGAIFRTLIGFVEMSDGLNLDEAADALQVELLLTLRKLKDPDQELRITLKDNLIKGIIELAQDSESEKRIQQWKGDLLKDPSLVNFLENLITVIQERLTDSSGTLELNVLHRILYPYFDSYWTEMKNNKALQERINLFIVDLLCRVMKNEHDVIGNMVRETLEAYTDEDLNQFVQDKAGNDLQWIRINGSMIGGIVGFVLFIFLEFIYNPLVVPAVINYFQ; the protein is encoded by the coding sequence ATGGATTATCATAAAAAAGCAAATCTTATTCTTTCAATAGTGTTTATTCTTTTTTTGAGTGCGGCAGCAGCTGAGCACTTTTATCCCGGTTATTTTGGGGTTAGGTTAGTGCACTTTGTTTTAGAAGCCGCCTTTGTTGGCGGTATTGCCGATTGGTTTGCAGTAACTGCGATTTTTAAAAAGCCGCTAGGGTGGGGTTTTCATACTGCGCTGATTCCTCGCAACAGGGAGAAGGTTATTCAAGCCATTGCTACGATGGTTCAATCTGAGCTATTACATGTGGATTTAATACGCAAAAAAATTGAAGGGATTTCCTTTGTCGAATACCTGATAGACTATTTGAATAAGAAAGGAGGATCTCTTTACCTGACGAATATGGTGGTCCCCTTTCTCCAGAGTTATATTAAAAAACAGTCGCCGGACCGCCTTGCCAACGGAATTTTAGATTATCTTCGCAAGAATGCCGATGCTGGAGATTTGGTTTCCACTGTCCAGGGTGTAAGCGGATGGGCTTTGAATCATGGCTATATTGATATAGGGCTAAATCGGCTGGCAGAGGAATTATGGGATAAAGCCGCCGATGGGGAAACCCGGCAAGTGATTATACGTTATCTGGAAGAAATTAAACAGCAAAAGGTTAGTAACGGAGGGGCTATCTTTCGAACCCTTATAGGATTTGTTGAGATGTCGGATGGTCTAAACTTAGATGAGGCAGCAGATGCTCTGCAAGTAGAGTTGCTGTTAACCTTACGAAAATTAAAAGACCCTGATCAAGAGCTGCGTATAACTTTGAAAGACAATCTTATTAAAGGCATTATTGAATTGGCACAGGATTCTGAGTCTGAAAAAAGGATTCAGCAATGGAAAGGGGACCTCTTGAAGGATCCTTCACTGGTGAACTTTCTCGAAAATCTCATCACAGTCATTCAGGAAAGATTGACTGATTCTTCAGGAACCTTGGAGTTGAATGTGCTGCATCGTATATTGTATCCTTATTTCGACAGCTATTGGACTGAAATGAAGAATAACAAAGCACTTCAAGAAAGAATCAATTTGTTTATTGTTGATCTGTTATGCCGGGTTATGAAGAATGAACATGACGTCATCGGAAACATGGTGAGAGAAACTCTGGAGGCTTACACAGATGAAGATCTTAACCAATTTGTTCAAGATAAGGCAGGCAATGATTTACAATGGATTCGAATTAATGGTTCAATGATTGGGGGAATTGTGGGATTTGTACTGTTTATATTTTTGGAGTTTATCTACAACCCCTTAGTGGTTCCGGCAGTAATAAACTATTTTCAGTAA
- a CDS encoding DUF445 domain-containing protein: MAKRNNTQSANLTLGGITLGFLVSYPFYLQGSFIGGLISSGCIAGMIGGLADWFAVTALFRRPLGIRPGRVIRTEIIPQNRERIFAALADMVQHELLSQEILRRKLTAWDFSRVMIRVFREQDVQETVSRMLASFGHDLLNNRGSEEVEQQIKGLIRENIGDFQAAKTLAEVIEFSLEHGEVNLVLEAICRAAAKYMDQPIVQATLKDLMESALARYEEKNPTRKMVGMFLPSSAEIAQGLKVKVQTVLQDGTVLQWLEEALLRFVLELKTKVSLQESINLFFTDVIDRGIESCKDNIMRACLGTSSEDSLSDPEQLYRLISSYWQAVFNKIDENHVLREKVNEEIRAILEKQINYHHNMIGRMVREGLEPLTDDKLVDLIEEKAGNDLQMIRINGSVVGGLAGMLIYLLGMVL; the protein is encoded by the coding sequence ATGGCGAAGAGAAACAATACTCAAAGTGCTAATCTTACTTTGGGAGGAATTACCCTGGGTTTTTTGGTGAGTTATCCCTTTTATCTTCAGGGCAGTTTTATCGGAGGGCTTATCTCAAGCGGGTGCATTGCGGGGATGATTGGGGGACTCGCTGATTGGTTTGCAGTTACGGCACTATTTCGTCGTCCTCTCGGTATTCGGCCGGGCCGAGTGATTCGTACTGAAATTATTCCTCAAAACAGAGAAAGGATTTTTGCTGCTTTGGCGGATATGGTACAGCATGAATTACTGTCTCAAGAGATCCTGAGACGGAAACTGACGGCTTGGGATTTTTCCAGGGTAATGATTAGGGTTTTTCGAGAACAGGATGTTCAGGAAACAGTGAGCCGAATGTTGGCTTCCTTTGGCCATGATCTCCTGAATAATCGTGGCTCTGAAGAGGTTGAGCAACAGATAAAGGGATTGATTCGTGAGAACATAGGTGATTTTCAGGCAGCAAAAACACTTGCAGAGGTGATCGAGTTCTCTCTCGAACATGGAGAAGTTAACCTGGTCTTGGAAGCAATATGCCGTGCCGCAGCAAAATATATGGATCAGCCTATCGTTCAGGCTACATTAAAAGATTTGATGGAGTCAGCTTTGGCAAGGTATGAAGAAAAAAATCCTACTCGTAAAATGGTGGGAATGTTTTTGCCTTCATCCGCGGAGATTGCCCAAGGTCTTAAGGTAAAAGTCCAAACAGTATTGCAAGATGGTACAGTGCTGCAGTGGCTTGAGGAAGCATTATTGCGTTTTGTTTTGGAACTCAAAACAAAGGTTTCTCTCCAAGAAAGCATTAATCTCTTTTTTACTGATGTCATCGACAGAGGAATTGAGAGCTGCAAAGATAATATTATGAGGGCTTGCTTAGGGACAAGCTCAGAGGATTCTCTTTCAGATCCTGAACAGCTTTATAGATTAATAAGCAGTTATTGGCAGGCGGTTTTTAATAAAATTGATGAAAACCATGTCTTGAGGGAGAAGGTAAATGAAGAAATAAGAGCTATTCTCGAAAAGCAGATTAACTATCATCATAATATGATCGGACGCATGGTCAGAGAAGGGTTAGAACCTTTGACAGATGACAAGCTGGTTGATTTAATTGAGGAAAAAGCAGGTAATGACTTGCAAATGATTCGAATCAACGGCTCAGTGGTTGGCGGTTTGGCCGGTATGTTGATTTATTTGCTTGGGATGGTGCTGTAG
- a CDS encoding acyl-CoA dehydrogenase family protein: MFDFLLTDAQKELQKEAMAFVKEKVPKQLILDMDAEKVVYPVDYIKELGQANLLGLRFASNYGGRGLNWVDEIGVLEEIGVLGTSLACLYSLPSIVGEALACFGSEDLKQRYLKPTLEGKLYTAEALTEPRGGSDFFGATTVAVKDGEDYILNGQKRFVVGAEGADYFMVYAKTNPEGKAHESMSAFIVDRGPGVEVGYLYGLMGTRGGGAGRVVFKDVRVPGKNLLGKENGAAQIFYQMMIPERMTSAAGALGMARAALDVATAYSTKRKAFNHTIKDFQAVSFKVADSITRLDAARSLVYTAARAIDSGVPGAQGRRLVSEAKKFATNTAWEVVNNAMQIMGGIGYTNVYPVERLLRDTRLIMIWTGTNEVMDLIIQHEYYKEFGKQTADHRAIEEDALNAHLTEEKVYE, translated from the coding sequence ATGTTCGATTTTCTTTTAACCGATGCTCAAAAAGAACTGCAGAAGGAAGCGATGGCCTTTGTTAAAGAGAAGGTACCCAAACAATTAATCCTGGATATGGATGCCGAGAAGGTGGTCTATCCCGTGGACTATATTAAAGAGCTTGGGCAAGCAAATCTTTTGGGTTTGCGCTTTGCCTCAAACTATGGCGGGAGGGGGCTTAATTGGGTTGACGAAATCGGGGTTCTGGAGGAAATTGGAGTTTTGGGTACCAGCTTAGCATGTTTGTACTCTCTTCCTTCCATTGTAGGAGAAGCACTTGCCTGCTTTGGTTCAGAAGATTTAAAACAGCGTTATCTTAAACCTACTCTAGAAGGAAAACTTTACACCGCTGAGGCTTTAACCGAACCGAGGGGCGGGTCTGATTTTTTTGGAGCTACCACCGTAGCGGTTAAAGATGGGGAGGATTATATTCTCAATGGTCAGAAGCGATTTGTCGTGGGAGCCGAAGGAGCCGACTATTTTATGGTGTATGCTAAAACCAATCCTGAGGGCAAAGCCCATGAAAGCATGAGCGCCTTTATCGTTGACAGGGGCCCAGGTGTAGAAGTTGGGTATTTATATGGATTAATGGGAACGAGAGGCGGTGGAGCAGGACGGGTCGTCTTTAAGGATGTAAGGGTTCCTGGCAAAAATCTTTTGGGTAAAGAAAATGGAGCTGCCCAAATCTTTTATCAAATGATGATTCCGGAAAGAATGACCAGTGCAGCCGGGGCCTTAGGTATGGCACGTGCTGCACTAGATGTTGCGACAGCCTATAGTACAAAGCGTAAGGCATTTAACCACACTATTAAAGATTTTCAAGCAGTGAGTTTTAAGGTGGCAGATTCTATCACACGTTTGGACGCAGCCCGTTCCTTAGTCTACACGGCAGCTCGAGCTATTGACTCAGGTGTACCTGGAGCTCAAGGCAGGCGTCTTGTTTCTGAAGCTAAAAAATTTGCTACCAATACTGCTTGGGAAGTGGTTAATAACGCTATGCAAATTATGGGAGGAATTGGTTATACCAATGTATACCCTGTGGAGAGACTGCTGCGGGATACACGTTTGATCATGATATGGACGGGTACCAATGAAGTGATGGATCTCATTATTCAGCATGAATATTACAAAGAATTCGGCAAGCAGACAGCCGACCACCGGGCCATTGAAGAAGATGCATTAAATGCCCATTTGACGGAAGAAAAGGTTTATGAGTAG
- a CDS encoding MerR family transcriptional regulator: MEQPLISISELAQEMLVTPRTIRYYEEMGLLTPLHHEKMSQRLYGPRERARLTLILRGKKLGFSLAEIKEMLDLYDIDRTEGLQLERAVAYGEKRLQELEEKIKELMLLKEELLDYHQQFTELLRKRNAGKEQNETS, from the coding sequence GTGGAACAGCCGCTTATAAGCATTTCAGAGTTAGCTCAAGAAATGCTGGTAACCCCAAGAACCATAAGGTATTACGAGGAAATGGGATTGCTGACCCCATTGCATCACGAGAAGATGAGTCAGAGGTTGTATGGTCCTCGGGAGAGAGCTCGTTTAACCTTAATACTTCGAGGCAAAAAACTAGGATTTTCTTTGGCTGAAATTAAGGAGATGCTCGATCTTTATGACATTGATCGGACGGAAGGTCTTCAATTGGAACGTGCTGTGGCTTATGGAGAGAAACGCCTGCAGGAGCTTGAGGAAAAAATTAAAGAACTTATGCTGCTTAAAGAAGAGTTACTGGATTATCATCAGCAATTTACAGAGCTGCTAAGAAAGAGAAATGCAGGAAAAGAACAGAACGAAACCTCGTAA
- a CDS encoding complex I 24 kDa subunit family protein, whose translation MCNNNTLIKDPYKQLDDYIDSLPYKKENLILILHYAQKLFGYLPDKVQWHIAQKLDIPSAKVYGVVSFYSFFTMKPRGQHSVNVCMGTACFVRGAEKLQNEIEKQLSIKTGQVTSDQLFSLDSVRCIGACGLAPVMTVDGKVHGRLNTSEEIKQVLDNYRPTN comes from the coding sequence ATGTGTAATAATAACACGTTGATTAAAGATCCCTATAAGCAGTTGGATGATTATATTGACAGTCTCCCTTATAAAAAAGAGAACCTTATTTTGATTCTTCATTATGCTCAAAAACTTTTTGGCTACTTGCCTGACAAGGTTCAATGGCATATTGCCCAAAAGCTGGACATACCTTCTGCCAAGGTCTATGGTGTGGTAAGTTTCTATTCATTCTTTACTATGAAACCCCGCGGACAGCACTCAGTAAATGTCTGCATGGGAACCGCCTGTTTTGTCCGAGGTGCTGAGAAACTTCAAAATGAAATAGAAAAACAACTTTCGATAAAAACGGGACAAGTCACGTCGGATCAGCTTTTTTCCTTAGATTCTGTGCGCTGTATTGGTGCTTGTGGTTTAGCCCCTGTCATGACGGTGGATGGAAAAGTACATGGCCGCTTAAATACTTCTGAGGAGATAAAACAAGTCCTTGATAATTATCGCCCCACAAACTAA
- a CDS encoding NADH-dependent [FeFe] hydrogenase, group A6 → MDVQLTINDIPLTVPEGMSILDAARTIDIDIPTLCYLNLHEMRMNNHIASCRVCVVEVEGRRNLAPACSTPVFDGMVVKTDSLRAVQGRRTMVELLLSDHPKSCLTCSKNLDCDLQALAADLGIRNITYEGEESEYEIDKSSLAIIRDPNKCIRCRRCETMCNEVQTVGVYSAVGRGFETVVKTAFDLPQHETSCTFCGQCVAVCPTGALMELDQVDKVWKALNDPNRFVIVETAPAVRVALGEGFGLEPGTIVTGKMVAALRRLGFDRVFDTEFGADVTIMEEATELIHRLEHGGRLPILTSCCPAWVKFFEHQFPDLLDIPSTCKSPHEMLGVLSKSYYAEAYGIDPKKITVVSVMPCIAKKYEAARPELGQDPVTPDVDIVITTRELSRMIREAGIHFEHLKDEEFDHPLGESTGAAVVFGTTGGVIEAALRTAYEWLTGHPLENVEFEPLRGMEGIKEAVIPIGERDFKIAVTHGLGNARTILEKIQAGESHYDAIEIMACPGGCIGGGGQPYHHGNLEILQARANAIYQEDRSKPLRKSHENPAVIKLYNEYIGKPYGDKAHELLHTSFTQRPKI, encoded by the coding sequence GTGGATGTACAACTAACAATCAATGATATACCTCTTACTGTTCCGGAAGGAATGTCCATCTTGGACGCTGCCCGCACCATCGACATAGACATTCCAACCTTATGTTACCTTAATCTTCACGAGATGAGAATGAATAATCATATTGCCTCTTGCCGGGTCTGCGTCGTAGAAGTCGAAGGGCGGCGCAATTTAGCCCCGGCCTGTTCGACTCCTGTCTTTGACGGCATGGTAGTAAAAACAGATTCTTTGCGTGCCGTACAAGGCAGGCGAACCATGGTCGAACTCTTGCTTTCAGACCACCCGAAATCCTGTTTGACTTGCTCTAAAAATTTAGACTGTGATCTTCAAGCACTTGCCGCTGATTTAGGGATACGGAATATTACCTATGAAGGGGAAGAATCGGAGTATGAAATTGATAAATCCAGCTTAGCGATCATTCGCGATCCCAATAAATGTATCCGCTGCCGGCGCTGTGAAACCATGTGCAACGAGGTTCAAACTGTCGGGGTCTACTCAGCTGTAGGCCGCGGCTTTGAAACTGTGGTAAAAACCGCTTTCGATTTGCCGCAGCACGAAACCTCTTGTACCTTCTGCGGGCAGTGTGTAGCCGTCTGCCCAACCGGGGCCTTGATGGAATTAGATCAGGTAGACAAGGTGTGGAAAGCCCTTAACGATCCAAACCGCTTTGTTATTGTTGAAACGGCACCGGCTGTTCGTGTCGCCCTAGGCGAAGGGTTCGGCTTAGAACCCGGGACAATAGTCACCGGAAAAATGGTCGCTGCCTTGCGCAGGCTAGGCTTTGACCGTGTTTTTGACACAGAGTTTGGGGCAGATGTGACCATTATGGAGGAAGCAACAGAGTTGATTCATCGTCTGGAACATGGAGGCCGCTTGCCGATCCTTACCAGCTGCTGTCCTGCCTGGGTTAAGTTTTTTGAGCATCAATTTCCGGATTTATTGGACATCCCCTCGACATGCAAATCCCCTCATGAGATGTTGGGTGTCCTTTCAAAAAGCTATTATGCCGAAGCTTATGGTATCGATCCTAAAAAGATAACTGTTGTCTCTGTTATGCCCTGCATTGCTAAAAAATACGAAGCTGCCCGCCCGGAGCTTGGCCAAGACCCGGTGACCCCAGATGTGGATATCGTAATCACGACCCGAGAACTCTCTCGAATGATTCGCGAAGCGGGCATTCATTTTGAGCATCTTAAGGATGAAGAATTTGATCACCCCTTAGGGGAATCAACAGGAGCAGCTGTGGTTTTCGGCACAACCGGCGGAGTTATTGAAGCGGCCTTGCGAACCGCCTATGAATGGCTGACAGGACATCCTTTGGAAAACGTAGAATTTGAACCTCTACGGGGAATGGAGGGAATCAAAGAAGCTGTTATTCCCATTGGTGAACGTGACTTTAAAATTGCAGTCACCCACGGGTTAGGAAATGCCCGAACCATTCTTGAGAAAATCCAAGCAGGAGAAAGCCATTATGATGCTATCGAGATCATGGCTTGCCCCGGGGGATGCATCGGCGGCGGAGGTCAGCCTTATCATCATGGGAATCTGGAAATCCTCCAAGCCCGGGCTAATGCAATTTATCAGGAAGACCGCTCCAAACCATTGCGAAAATCTCATGAGAATCCTGCTGTCATCAAGCTTTACAATGAATACATCGGCAAACCATACGGAGATAAAGCACACGAATTACTTCATACCAGTTTCACTCAGCGCCCAAAAATCTAA
- a CDS encoding tRNA threonylcarbamoyladenosine dehydratase encodes MQHEFSRTELLIGQRGLEKLRQSTVMIFGIGGVGSFTVEALARAGIGHLILVDYDEICLTNINRQLHALHSTVGLAKVEVMKQRILEINPQAKVEAIKKFYSAADADFFLNQTLDYVIDAIDTVSSKVNLAKECLQREISFISSMGAGNRLSAQNYRVSDISKTSGDPLAKAMRKLLRKEGISKGIKVVFSPDSPQTPLSAASECQTNCICPSGDAPCAAKHQIPGSISFVPPVVGLLLAGEVIRDLLNTLGSE; translated from the coding sequence ATGCAGCACGAATTCTCAAGAACAGAACTACTAATTGGTCAACGCGGTTTGGAAAAGCTTAGGCAAAGCACAGTTATGATCTTTGGCATCGGAGGGGTCGGGTCTTTCACTGTAGAAGCCCTGGCTCGTGCCGGTATTGGACATTTAATTCTTGTCGACTATGATGAAATTTGCCTTACAAATATAAACCGTCAATTACATGCCCTTCATTCTACGGTAGGCCTGGCAAAAGTTGAGGTAATGAAACAGCGAATCCTTGAGATAAACCCTCAAGCTAAGGTTGAAGCTATTAAAAAATTCTATTCAGCGGCAGATGCCGACTTTTTCCTCAATCAAACTTTAGACTATGTAATTGATGCCATTGATACTGTTTCCAGCAAGGTAAATTTAGCGAAAGAATGTTTACAACGTGAGATTTCCTTTATCTCCAGCATGGGGGCAGGAAATCGTCTTTCCGCTCAAAACTATCGGGTCTCCGATATTTCTAAAACAAGCGGAGATCCTCTGGCCAAGGCTATGCGCAAACTATTACGCAAAGAAGGCATTAGCAAAGGAATCAAAGTTGTATTTAGCCCGGACTCTCCGCAAACTCCTCTCTCTGCGGCGTCCGAGTGTCAAACAAACTGTATCTGCCCAAGCGGAGATGCCCCCTGCGCAGCAAAACATCAAATTCCCGGGAGCATCTCCTTTGTACCCCCTGTCGTTGGCCTGCTCCTCGCAGGAGAGGTTATTCGGGATTTACTTAACACATTGGGTTCTGAGTGA
- a CDS encoding DUF5317 domain-containing protein, which translates to MLIESLLIALAVSKMCGGKLSRLGQLSLSEPWLVPVALIIQSGLYWAAVREVGLGTEWTSQFLSIGSYCLLLLFTYRNRACPGMRWIALGILLNTLVIAINGGVMPVDPMLLPEESREALLHGQGTHGLMTSMTCLPILADRFYINIFGLKQMFSIGDILIDIGVFLLVLRTMLTKQKNSLRTQCVK; encoded by the coding sequence ATGCTCATAGAGAGCTTATTGATTGCTTTAGCAGTAAGTAAGATGTGCGGAGGGAAGCTTAGCCGATTGGGCCAGCTCTCTTTATCTGAACCATGGTTGGTCCCTGTCGCTCTTATCATACAAAGTGGTCTGTATTGGGCAGCGGTCAGGGAAGTAGGGTTAGGCACCGAGTGGACCAGCCAGTTTCTTAGTATAGGGTCTTATTGTTTATTATTATTGTTTACATATCGTAACAGAGCCTGCCCAGGTATGAGGTGGATTGCCCTGGGAATTTTGCTGAATACCCTTGTAATTGCCATTAATGGAGGAGTTATGCCCGTCGACCCGATGCTCCTTCCGGAGGAAAGCAGAGAAGCATTGCTTCATGGCCAAGGCACTCATGGCTTGATGACATCAATGACCTGCTTGCCTATTCTGGCAGATCGCTTTTATATAAATATATTTGGCTTAAAACAAATGTTTAGTATTGGAGATATTTTAATTGATATCGGGGTATTCTTATTAGTTTTAAGGACCATGCTGACTAAACAAAAGAATTCACTCAGAACCCAATGTGTTAAGTAA
- a CDS encoding HD-GYP domain-containing protein, protein MESKSIKLKLFFALIVTSATVILIWNIIITDWNEPQLINLLIFAILAIASESLPVALPKGGYVTVSYSIFLSSLILFPLGVTLTAMALSGLLIFGKAGLEQPFYKRVFNASQYVISLSMAHVAISYSKITFYQFEFRSILFYFIAATIYMIMNMTIVAVVLGIASNKSPWSLWLVNFRWAVPNFVALVPLGFLLALIYTDQGALGILLLFIPLLISRHAFQLYIDMRDNYLNTIEALVQALEAKDPYTSGHSARVAKLAVSIAEGIKMSEEKIEFLKYAAVLHDVGKIGVSEIILNKEGELLDVEWEAIRSHPVIGQTIIKGIKFLFDIGQVVRHHHERIDGKGYPDGISGEQIPLESRIIAVADTYDAITSDRSYRKGSSHDEAVAELKRVAGTQLDPELVEVFCRVVTIEVAQRVSSEQRLQIVNVRGEVCS, encoded by the coding sequence ATGGAAAGTAAATCGATAAAACTAAAACTATTTTTTGCATTAATCGTTACGTCCGCCACCGTGATATTGATATGGAATATTATCATTACAGATTGGAATGAACCGCAACTTATTAATCTATTAATCTTTGCGATTCTTGCAATTGCTTCGGAATCTCTGCCAGTTGCCCTGCCAAAAGGGGGGTACGTAACGGTTAGTTATTCCATTTTTCTTTCTTCTTTAATTTTATTTCCTTTAGGAGTGACTTTAACAGCGATGGCTTTGTCGGGTCTTCTTATTTTTGGCAAAGCTGGTTTAGAGCAACCTTTTTATAAAAGAGTGTTTAATGCATCACAATACGTGATATCTTTATCCATGGCTCATGTTGCAATTAGTTATTCTAAAATTACTTTTTATCAATTTGAATTTAGATCGATTTTGTTTTACTTTATAGCAGCGACAATCTACATGATTATGAATATGACAATTGTTGCTGTAGTATTGGGGATAGCTTCCAATAAGAGTCCTTGGTCATTATGGCTCGTTAATTTTCGATGGGCTGTACCAAATTTTGTCGCACTTGTTCCTCTTGGGTTTTTACTGGCATTGATATACACAGATCAGGGTGCGCTAGGGATTCTCTTACTCTTTATCCCGCTTTTAATCTCTCGTCATGCGTTTCAGCTTTATATAGATATGCGTGATAACTATCTCAATACCATTGAAGCCTTAGTTCAAGCTTTAGAGGCCAAAGATCCTTATACTAGCGGTCATTCAGCGAGAGTAGCGAAGCTAGCAGTCTCAATAGCTGAAGGAATCAAGATGAGTGAGGAAAAAATTGAGTTTCTTAAGTATGCGGCGGTGCTGCATGATGTCGGTAAGATTGGGGTAAGTGAAATCATCTTAAATAAAGAGGGCGAACTCCTTGATGTAGAGTGGGAAGCTATTCGAAGCCATCCTGTTATTGGACAAACCATCATTAAAGGAATTAAATTCTTATTTGATATAGGGCAAGTAGTCCGTCACCATCATGAACGGATTGACGGGAAGGGATATCCTGATGGGATTTCAGGAGAGCAGATACCACTAGAATCGCGGATTATTGCGGTTGCGGATACCTATGATGCGATTACATCAGATAGGAGTTACCGGAAAGGCAGCAGTCATGATGAGGCTGTAGCGGAGTTGAAAAGAGTTGCCGGAACCCAGTTGGATCCTGAGTTGGTAGAGGTTTTCTGTAGGGTGGTTACAATTGAAGTCGCTCAAAGGGTTAGTTCCGAGCAACGTTTGCAGATAGTCAATGTACGAGGTGAAGTATGCTCATAG